The proteins below are encoded in one region of Hordeum vulgare subsp. vulgare chromosome 3H, MorexV3_pseudomolecules_assembly, whole genome shotgun sequence:
- the LOC123442375 gene encoding protein PAF1 homolog, with protein sequence MAYRPYPPAPGQGPFPPQGPPINPYGQPPPPQQQAGYGHMPPPPFHAPPPPPPPGPPPPHQPQYNFGHAPPQHQQQQRPPPPHQMYYQPPPPQYGGSSNQAAPPPPPVAPPPSAPPPPPPAQPQPTPREAPPQPKERQAKAALPRVETEDERRSRKKREYEKQKLDDRKQQQMMRQSQATILQKTQKVRAAAQQQQQPQPQSRHPQPSGGTRVATTAPRPASAANTERFENRLKKPTTFLCKHKFRNELPDPSAQLKWLPLNKDKDRYTKYRVTSLEKNYMPKMIVPEDLGIPLDLLDMSVYNPPSVQRPLAPEDQELLRDDEVLTPVKPEGIRKKERPTDKGMSWLVKTQYISPLTTDAAKMSITEKQAKERRESREGRDNVLENLNDRQKRIKAIAESFKAAKSRPVHQTKRGMEPEFVLPLVPDFDRYNDPFVMVNFDGDPTADSEQYTKLERSVRDECESQALMKSFQVSGSDPAKQERFLAYMAPAPHELVKDFDDENEDFQYSWIREYHWEVRGDDKQDPTTYLVSFDDDDAKYLPLPTKLVLQKKKAKEGRTGDEIEHFPVPSRINVSRTAHGDEMEHGESSSMHGNLKRQRSSVDDDLDEHPRHSRVEDMDQYSEEYSE encoded by the exons ATGGCGTACCGGCCGTACCCGCCGGCCCCGGGTCAGGGGCCCTTCCCGCCGCAGGGCCCGCCCATCAACCCGTAcgggcagccgccgccgccgcagcagcaGGCGGGGTACGGCCAcatgccgccgccgccgttccacgcgccgccgcccccgcccccgcccggaCCGCCCCCTCCGCACCAGCCTCAGTACAACTTTGGGCACGCGCCCCCGCAGCACCAGCAACAGcagcggccgccgccgccgcaccagatGTATTACCAGCCCCCACCGCCGCAGTACGGCGGGAGCAGCAATCAAGCGGCCCCTCCACCACCGCCAGTTGCTCCTCCCCCTTcggcaccgccgccgccgcctccggccCAGCCCCAGCCGACCCCACGGGAGGCTCCGCCGCAGCCAAAGGAGCGGCAGGCCAAGGCGGCGCTGCCGAGGGTGGAGACGGAGGACGAGCGGCGATCGAGGAAGAAGCGCGAGTACGAGAAGCAGAAGCTGGATGACCggaagcagcagcagatgatGCGCCAGTCGCAGGCCACCATTCTGCAGAAGACACAGAAGGTGCGCGCAGCggcgcaacagcagcagcagccacAGCCGCAGAGCCGCCATCCCCAGCCATCAGGTGGGACTCGGGTGGCGACAACCGCGCCTCGCCCAGCCTCCGCGGCCAACACCGAGAGGTTTGAGAATCGGCTCAAGAAGCCGACAACATTCCTCTGCAAGCACAA GTTTAGGAATGAACTGCCAGACCCAAGTGCTCAATTGAAATGGCTGCCTCTGAATAAGGACAAGGACAG ATATACCAAATACAGGGTCACGTCATTGGAGAAAAACTATATGCCTAAAATGATTGTCCCTGAGGATCTCGGGATACCTCTTGACCTACTTGATATGAGTGTATACAA CCCTCCCTCTGTTCAGCGGCCCCTGGCTCCAGAAGATCAAGAGCTGCTGCGTGATGATGAGGTTCTCACCCCTGTTAAACCAGAAGGCATAAGGAAAAAGGAGAGGCCAACCGACAAAGGCATGTCTTGGCTTGTCAAAACACAGTACATTTCTCCACTTACTACTGATGCAGCCAAAATG TCGATCACtgaaaagcaagcaaaagaaaggcgAGAATCAAGGGAGGGTCGTGATAATGTCCTCGAAAATCTTAATGATAG ACAGAAGCGGATCAAAGCCATTGCGGAATCCTTCAAAGCAGCTAAATCACGCCCTGTCCACCAGACTAAACGAGGGATGGAGCCAGAGTTTGTTCTGCCTTTGGTACCCGATTTTGATAG GTATAACGATCCATTTGTTATGGTGAATTTTGATGGAGATCCTACAGCTGATTCAGAGCAGTATACCAAGCTAGAGAGATCTGTACGTGATGAATGCGAATCCCAG GCTCTGATGAAAAGTTTTCAAGTCAGTGGTTCAGACCCTGCAAAACAAGAGAGATTTTTGGCATACATGGCTCCAGCACCCCATGAG CTTGTCAAGGACTTTGATGATGAAAACGAAGACTTCCAGTACTCCTGGATTCGGGAATATCACTGGGAA GTAAGGGGGGATGACAAGCAAGATCCAACAACATACCTTGTCTCATTTGATGACGATGATGCAAAATATTTG ccTCTTCCTACCAAGCTAGTATTGCAGAAGAAGAAAGCTAAAGAGGGGAGAACTGGGGATGAAATCGAGCATTTCCCAGTGCCTTCTAGAATTAATGTGAGCAGGACAGCACATGGTGATGAGATGGAGCATGGAGAatcatccagcatgcat GGAAATTTGAAGCGACAAAGATCTTCtgttgatgatgatcttgatgagcATCCGAGGCATTCTCGTGTAGAAGATATGGACCAGTATAGTGAAGAATATTCTGAATGA